Proteins encoded by one window of BD1-7 clade bacterium:
- the dsrF gene encoding Intracellular sulfur oxidation protein DsrF, translating to MQYLYILRKPPYQGTLTRESLDMALATAAFDQQVQILFLGDGVFALKDKQQTETLQRKNISKTLPALELYDINDVFVCAQSLADRGMADKPLCISPTLINSAEINDKIRAADKVITL from the coding sequence ATGCAGTATCTCTATATTCTACGTAAGCCGCCGTATCAAGGCACATTGACCCGAGAGTCGCTCGATATGGCTCTGGCAACGGCAGCGTTTGATCAACAGGTACAAATCCTGTTTTTAGGTGACGGTGTTTTTGCCCTAAAAGACAAACAGCAAACCGAAACGCTGCAGCGAAAGAACATCAGTAAAACGCTTCCAGCACTTGAACTCTATGACATCAACGATGTATTTGTATGCGCCCAGTCGCTGGCTGATAGAGGCATGGCCGATAAGCCCCTATGCATCTCACCAACACTCATCAACTCTGCGGAAATCAACGATAAAATCCGAGCGGCAGATAAGGTAATTACCTTATGA
- the ybiB gene encoding putative protein YbiB, producing MTTIEHPFAQYVRILGKGKTGSRSLSFDEAKTAFNMILRGEAEDIQVGAFLMLLRVKEESAEEIAGFVAACREFIDAPNHIHVDIDWSSYAGKRRQLPWFIASLTLLADQGTRIFIHGAKGHTAGRLYTEDAFNKLELPVSQSWQDVSTALDNQNITLMPVEAMCAPLARLLSLRNTLGLRSPVHTLCRLINPLNAEQSFQSIFHPAYAATHQQAAAILKQPNMAVFKGEGGEIERKANAASLVKTISSHLIAEEKWPKLQEEKEPALDSLDMQHFIDVWRGNTQDAYANNAIIGTLAIILKQHFTQYSQEDALAKARDMWNERNLQRFN from the coding sequence ATGACAACCATTGAACACCCGTTTGCACAATACGTTCGCATTCTCGGCAAAGGCAAAACCGGCTCACGGTCACTTTCGTTTGACGAAGCAAAAACCGCCTTCAATATGATTCTTCGCGGCGAAGCTGAGGATATTCAAGTCGGTGCCTTTTTAATGCTGTTGCGTGTTAAAGAAGAAAGCGCAGAGGAAATCGCCGGATTCGTCGCTGCGTGTCGCGAATTCATTGATGCGCCCAACCATATCCATGTTGATATTGATTGGTCGAGCTACGCCGGAAAACGCCGCCAACTACCTTGGTTTATCGCTTCACTAACGCTACTCGCCGACCAGGGAACACGGATTTTCATTCATGGTGCCAAAGGCCACACTGCAGGCAGGCTTTACACAGAAGACGCCTTCAACAAACTTGAGCTGCCGGTATCACAGAGCTGGCAAGACGTGAGCACGGCACTCGACAACCAAAACATAACGCTGATGCCCGTAGAGGCCATGTGCGCCCCACTCGCCCGCTTATTGAGCTTGCGCAATACTTTAGGTTTACGATCGCCAGTACATACGCTGTGCCGGCTAATCAACCCGCTCAATGCAGAGCAATCATTCCAGAGTATTTTCCATCCCGCTTATGCAGCAACACACCAACAAGCTGCGGCGATTCTCAAACAACCCAACATGGCCGTTTTTAAGGGTGAAGGCGGTGAAATCGAGCGAAAGGCGAACGCAGCAAGTTTGGTTAAAACAATCTCATCGCACCTGATCGCCGAGGAAAAGTGGCCAAAACTTCAGGAAGAAAAAGAACCGGCGCTGGATTCACTCGATATGCAGCATTTTATTGATGTGTGGCGCGGGAACACCCAAGACGCATATGCCAACAATGCCATCATTGGCACCCTAGCCATTATATTAAAACAACACTTTACTCAATATTCACAGGAAGATGCACTGGCAAAAGCCCGCGACATGTGGAACGAACGCAATCTACAGCGGTTCAACTAA
- the trmA gene encoding tRNA/tmRNA (uracil-C(5))-methyltransferase gives MPLSSFKPADYDLLLEAKAKRLTQLLADFDSPPLAVFRSPTEGFRMRAEFRLWHEGHDAWYAMFDPQNPKTPVRIDHFPIGSNAVNQLMKAVREAVLASDTLKERLFQVEFLTTLAGDHLVTLIYHRKLDDAWMGAAKQLEERLNISIIGRSKKQKCVLSKDFVDETLHVDSKPLHYRQIEGGFTQPNAVISQKMLSWAIECCDEDQKQHDLLELYCGNGNFTVALAPSFRQVLATEVSKTSVNAAHHNFRINGIDNAEVLRMSSEEFTQALNGEREFRRIKEKELNLNDYEFSTVLVDPPRAGLDDDTIALIQRFDHIIYISCNPETLTQNLQSLGQTHIIERSAMFDQFPYTSHIETGVFLQRK, from the coding sequence ATGCCCCTCTCCAGTTTTAAGCCTGCCGACTATGACCTGTTGCTGGAGGCTAAAGCCAAACGGCTGACACAACTGCTTGCTGACTTTGACAGCCCTCCACTCGCCGTATTTCGCTCACCAACGGAAGGTTTCCGTATGCGTGCCGAATTTCGTTTGTGGCATGAAGGCCACGACGCATGGTACGCCATGTTTGACCCTCAAAACCCAAAAACACCCGTGCGAATTGATCACTTTCCGATTGGCTCCAATGCAGTAAACCAACTCATGAAAGCCGTACGCGAGGCAGTTTTGGCTTCCGACACGCTGAAAGAAAGGCTGTTTCAAGTCGAGTTTTTAACCACACTCGCCGGCGATCACTTGGTTACGCTGATCTATCACCGCAAACTTGATGATGCATGGATGGGTGCAGCAAAACAGCTGGAAGAAAGACTAAACATCAGCATCATTGGCAGAAGTAAGAAGCAAAAATGCGTACTCTCCAAGGATTTCGTCGATGAAACGCTCCACGTCGATAGCAAGCCTCTACACTACCGGCAAATCGAGGGTGGCTTCACACAACCCAATGCAGTTATTAGTCAGAAAATGCTGTCTTGGGCAATTGAGTGTTGTGATGAAGACCAAAAGCAGCATGACCTGCTAGAGCTTTACTGCGGCAATGGCAACTTCACCGTTGCTCTAGCACCATCGTTTCGCCAAGTACTGGCGACAGAGGTTTCGAAGACATCGGTCAACGCTGCCCACCACAACTTCCGCATTAACGGGATAGACAACGCTGAAGTGCTCAGGATGTCCAGCGAGGAGTTCACCCAAGCACTCAACGGTGAAAGGGAATTTCGACGCATCAAGGAAAAAGAACTGAACCTGAATGACTATGAATTTTCAACCGTGCTGGTAGACCCTCCCAGAGCCGGCCTAGATGACGACACCATTGCGTTGATACAACGGTTCGATCACATCATTTATATTTCGTGCAATCCCGAAACACTGACGCAAAACCTGCAATCACTCGGCCAAACACATATCATCGAACGAAGTGCGATGTTTGATCAATTTCCGTACACCAGTCATATAGAAACCGGCGTATTCTTGCAAAGAAAATAA
- the dsrE gene encoding Putative sulfurtransferase DsrE → MPKSVAVMILASPYGGTSSQTALHYCQALLEQGHSIYRLFFYNEGAYNAIATSESSQDELNICSAWQQLVQSNKLDAVVCIASGLKRGVLNESEAKRYEKPCAPLANGFELSGLGQWVDAVNNADQHIVFGG, encoded by the coding sequence ATGCCTAAATCCGTAGCCGTTATGATACTGGCAAGCCCTTACGGCGGAACCTCCAGTCAAACAGCACTTCACTACTGTCAGGCGCTACTGGAACAGGGCCATTCGATATACCGTCTGTTTTTTTATAACGAAGGTGCCTATAACGCAATTGCTACGAGTGAATCGTCTCAAGACGAATTAAACATCTGCTCGGCTTGGCAACAACTCGTGCAAAGCAACAAACTCGATGCCGTTGTATGCATTGCCTCAGGCCTAAAACGCGGTGTACTTAATGAATCAGAAGCGAAGCGCTACGAAAAGCCCTGTGCGCCGCTCGCTAACGGCTTTGAACTCAGCGGCCTTGGACAATGGGTTGACGCCGTGAACAACGCAGACCAGCACATTGTGTTTGGCGGCTGA
- the mfd gene encoding Transcription-repair-coupling factor gives MAISFQIPEIPTSASDKRYWCHLHHAARAYAISEAVKSSEKFCLVICDTTAAANELEAQVRFFTQDTQVLHFPDWETLPYDSFSPHQDIVSDRLRCLHTLSKTQSGVLFVPINTLMQKVAPRPYIASNNLHISIGDEVDPELLRLELQASNYQCVETVYEHGEFAIRGGIVDLFPMGNDYPFRIELFDIEVEGIKRFNPDTQLTVDKVKSIDVLPAREFPIDKTAIERFKDQWYHYFEDTSIKEAQFYEDLNQGLMFSGIEYYLPLFHEELDSLLDHIPSDSLIITTDAVEANCRLYWQEIQNRYEQYGIDRTRPLLPPDALFSNEQALFGRIKAYPRIVVTDQPHDNPAKGFFNLASGVPLDLSIDAHATSPYSKLQEFISSSNSPLLFCAETLGRKDALQDIFQTCNIRYQDIENWQAFVTEQPAIGLTVSPISQGMSLEDCDLVAESQLFGNRVQQRRRRRQNKDNTDVVIKSLTELKPNAAVVHIDHGIGRYLGLKVIELDGQKNEFLTLKYADEAMLYVPVASLHLISRYTGGDDEHAPLHRLGTDQWSKAKRKAAEKVNDVAAELLDIYARRAARKGFAHATNSGEYLRFAANFPFEETDDQSSAISAVLRDMHASTPMDRLVCGDVGFGKTEVAMRAAFTAVNNNKQVGVLVPTTLLAQQHYESFVDRFADMAINVEVLSRFKTAKQQQQVIEKLESGQVDILIGTHKLLQADVKFNNLGLVIIDEEHRFGVKQKDSLKSLRAQVDVLALTATPIPRTLNMSMAGIRDLSIIATPPAKRLSIKTFVKASXDNLLKEAILRELLRGGQVYYLHNDVKTIEKTAADLAALVPEARIGIGHGQMRERDLERVMSDFYHKRFNLLVCTTIIETGIDVPTANTIIIDRADKFGLAQLHQLRGRVGRSHHQAYAYMLIPAEKKLSKDAEKRLNAIEEATDLGAGFTLATHDLEIRGAGELLGDDQSGQIQTVGYSLYMEMLDKAVKSIQRGETPNIDQPLRQGTEINLHISAIIPDDYLPDVHNRLIMYKSIANSANDDELRDIKVQMIDRFGLLPQQINHLFDVTSLKLRAESLGIVKITANQTNGRIEFAEDTQIDPLKLVKMVQSTPNMFSFDGATALKYQRETEDAEQRTQWIGDILEQLEA, from the coding sequence ATGGCAATTTCGTTTCAAATCCCAGAGATCCCAACCAGCGCTTCAGATAAGCGTTACTGGTGCCACCTTCATCATGCCGCACGCGCATATGCAATCAGCGAAGCCGTAAAAAGCAGTGAGAAATTCTGCTTAGTTATCTGCGATACAACTGCGGCAGCGAACGAATTAGAAGCACAAGTACGCTTTTTCACTCAGGATACCCAGGTACTTCATTTCCCTGATTGGGAAACACTACCATACGACAGTTTTTCACCTCATCAAGACATCGTGTCAGATCGGCTGCGCTGCCTGCATACATTGTCAAAAACACAGTCTGGCGTTCTGTTTGTACCAATAAACACATTGATGCAAAAAGTCGCTCCAAGACCTTATATTGCCAGTAACAACCTGCATATCAGCATCGGCGACGAGGTTGATCCGGAGTTATTGCGATTAGAGCTCCAAGCCTCCAACTACCAATGTGTCGAAACCGTATATGAGCATGGCGAGTTTGCGATTCGCGGCGGCATCGTCGATCTATTCCCTATGGGTAATGACTACCCATTTCGAATTGAGCTATTCGATATCGAAGTGGAAGGCATCAAACGCTTCAACCCTGACACCCAGCTAACTGTCGATAAAGTCAAAAGTATCGATGTATTACCAGCCCGGGAATTCCCAATCGATAAAACGGCCATCGAACGCTTTAAAGATCAGTGGTATCACTACTTTGAAGATACCAGCATAAAAGAAGCGCAGTTTTACGAAGATCTCAATCAGGGGTTGATGTTCTCGGGCATTGAATACTATCTGCCACTCTTTCACGAAGAGCTCGATAGCTTATTAGACCACATCCCAAGTGACAGCCTGATCATCACAACAGATGCCGTCGAAGCCAATTGCCGACTGTACTGGCAAGAGATTCAAAATCGTTATGAGCAATACGGCATAGACCGGACTCGCCCACTGTTACCGCCAGACGCACTTTTTTCAAACGAACAAGCACTGTTCGGCCGAATCAAAGCCTATCCGCGAATTGTCGTTACAGATCAACCACACGATAACCCTGCCAAGGGCTTCTTTAACCTAGCCTCCGGTGTGCCTCTTGACCTGAGCATCGATGCACACGCGACCAGCCCATATAGTAAGCTCCAGGAATTTATCTCATCATCAAATTCGCCTTTGCTGTTCTGCGCGGAAACGCTGGGCCGGAAAGATGCGCTTCAGGATATTTTCCAAACCTGCAACATTCGTTATCAGGATATCGAAAATTGGCAGGCATTTGTTACCGAGCAACCCGCTATAGGCTTGACGGTATCGCCTATCAGCCAGGGCATGAGTCTTGAAGACTGTGATTTAGTCGCCGAATCCCAATTGTTCGGTAACCGTGTTCAACAACGTCGCAGACGCCGGCAAAACAAAGATAACACCGACGTTGTTATCAAAAGTCTGACTGAACTCAAACCCAACGCTGCCGTCGTTCATATTGATCATGGCATCGGCCGGTACCTTGGCCTTAAGGTGATCGAACTCGACGGTCAAAAGAATGAATTTTTGACCTTAAAATACGCCGACGAAGCCATGCTCTACGTGCCGGTCGCGTCACTGCATTTGATTAGCCGATATACCGGTGGCGATGACGAGCATGCGCCATTACATCGACTAGGCACTGACCAATGGAGCAAAGCGAAGCGTAAAGCCGCAGAGAAAGTCAATGATGTGGCCGCAGAGCTACTCGACATCTACGCGCGCCGGGCAGCCAGAAAAGGCTTCGCCCACGCAACAAACTCCGGCGAATACCTGCGCTTTGCTGCAAACTTCCCGTTCGAAGAAACCGACGATCAATCATCTGCTATCTCGGCCGTACTTAGAGACATGCATGCTTCTACACCCATGGACAGGTTGGTTTGTGGCGATGTCGGTTTTGGTAAAACAGAAGTCGCCATGCGTGCGGCATTTACAGCGGTTAACAACAATAAACAAGTCGGAGTACTTGTACCAACAACACTGCTGGCGCAGCAGCATTATGAATCCTTCGTTGACCGATTTGCCGATATGGCAATCAACGTTGAGGTACTCAGCCGATTCAAAACTGCGAAACAGCAACAACAAGTGATTGAAAAATTGGAATCCGGTCAGGTTGACATCCTCATCGGCACCCATAAACTGCTGCAAGCAGACGTCAAATTCAACAATCTGGGCCTCGTCATTATCGATGAAGAACACAGGTTTGGCGTGAAACAAAAAGACTCACTGAAAAGTCTTCGCGCGCAGGTGGATGTTTTGGCACTTACCGCCACGCCGATTCCCCGGACACTTAACATGTCGATGGCTGGAATCCGGGATTTGTCAATCATTGCAACGCCACCCGCCAAGCGCCTCTCAATCAAAACTTTTGTCAAAGCCAGTGNCGACAACCTTTTAAAAGAAGCTATCCTGCGTGAATTATTGCGTGGTGGGCAAGTTTACTATCTGCATAATGACGTAAAAACCATCGAGAAAACCGCTGCCGATTTAGCAGCATTGGTGCCAGAGGCACGAATCGGCATCGGCCACGGACAAATGCGAGAGCGTGATTTGGAAAGAGTCATGAGTGACTTTTACCACAAGCGTTTTAACCTACTCGTTTGCACCACCATCATAGAAACCGGTATTGACGTACCAACTGCCAACACCATCATTATTGATCGTGCGGACAAATTCGGCTTGGCACAACTTCACCAATTACGCGGCCGAGTGGGTCGCTCGCACCACCAAGCGTATGCCTATATGTTGATACCCGCAGAGAAAAAGCTCTCGAAAGATGCGGAAAAACGTCTGAATGCTATCGAGGAGGCAACAGATCTGGGTGCTGGTTTCACATTGGCAACACATGACCTTGAAATACGCGGCGCCGGAGAACTGTTAGGTGACGATCAATCAGGCCAGATACAGACGGTTGGCTATTCCCTCTATATGGAAATGCTCGACAAAGCGGTTAAATCCATTCAACGTGGAGAAACGCCGAATATTGATCAACCTTTACGCCAGGGAACTGAGATCAATTTGCATATTTCTGCAATAATTCCGGATGACTATTTGCCCGATGTGCATAATCGACTGATCATGTACAAATCGATCGCCAACAGCGCTAATGATGATGAACTGCGAGACATCAAAGTCCAAATGATCGACCGGTTTGGCCTATTACCGCAGCAAATTAACCATTTGTTTGACGTTACCAGTCTGAAGTTACGTGCAGAATCATTGGGCATCGTGAAAATTACGGCAAATCAAACCAACGGACGCATCGAGTTTGCCGAAGATACGCAGATTGATCCGCTAAAGCTTGTGAAAATGGTACAGTCTACCCCCAATATGTTTTCATTCGACGGGGCAACTGCCCTAAAGTACCAGCGAGAAACCGAGGATGCTGAACAGAGAACCCAATGGATTGGCGATATTCTCGAACAGCTGGAAGCATAA
- the lnpD gene encoding UDP-glucose 4-epimerase, giving the protein MSILVTGGAGYIGSHTCVELLDAGYDVIVIDNECNSDPESIRRVEKIAGKSLRYVKMDVRDKPALDALFESEDISAVIHFAGLKAVGESVAQPVRYYQNNVEGTLCLVDVMQKHAVFQLVFSSSATVYGDPASVPIREDFPRSATNPYGQSKLMVEHILQDLGRADARWSVALLRYFNPVGAHRSGLIGEDPSGIPNNLMPYISQVACGKLEVLSVFGDDYPTSDGTGVRDYIHVVDLAKGHIRAVEKVTNTEGVHPYNLGTGQGYSVLEMISAFERGSGQQVGYQIVARRPGDIAMCYADPAFAEQTLGWKAELTLDDMTQDTWRWQSANPNGYKQA; this is encoded by the coding sequence ATGTCTATACTTGTTACCGGCGGTGCGGGCTATATTGGCAGCCACACTTGTGTTGAGCTGCTTGACGCAGGATACGACGTCATTGTTATCGACAATGAATGTAATAGCGACCCGGAATCCATTCGCCGTGTTGAGAAAATTGCCGGTAAATCCCTTCGCTATGTGAAAATGGATGTTAGAGACAAACCCGCTCTCGATGCGTTATTCGAATCTGAGGATATTTCTGCCGTCATTCACTTTGCTGGCTTGAAGGCTGTGGGAGAATCCGTCGCCCAACCGGTTCGCTACTACCAAAACAATGTTGAAGGTACGCTTTGCTTGGTAGACGTTATGCAAAAGCATGCGGTATTTCAGCTGGTATTCAGTTCGTCTGCAACGGTATATGGTGACCCTGCGTCTGTTCCTATTCGAGAGGATTTCCCACGTTCTGCAACGAATCCGTATGGTCAGAGCAAACTCATGGTTGAGCATATTCTACAAGATTTGGGGCGTGCAGATGCGCGTTGGTCTGTCGCTTTGCTGCGTTACTTTAACCCTGTGGGAGCGCATCGTTCGGGCTTAATTGGAGAAGATCCTAGCGGGATTCCCAATAATTTGATGCCGTATATCAGTCAGGTTGCTTGCGGTAAATTGGAGGTGTTATCGGTGTTTGGTGATGATTACCCGACATCTGACGGCACTGGCGTACGTGATTATATTCATGTTGTCGATTTGGCGAAGGGCCACATTCGAGCGGTTGAGAAAGTAACCAATACTGAGGGTGTGCACCCGTATAACCTGGGTACCGGGCAAGGGTATTCCGTTTTGGAAATGATCAGCGCGTTTGAGCGAGGCTCAGGCCAGCAGGTTGGTTATCAGATTGTTGCCCGCAGACCTGGTGATATTGCCATGTGTTATGCAGATCCGGCTTTTGCGGAGCAAACACTAGGATGGAAAGCTGAATTGACGTTGGATGATATGACGCAGGATACTTGGCGCTGGCAAAGTGCGAATCCTAACGGCTATAAACAAGCATAG
- the ypmQ_2 gene encoding SCO1 protein, which translates to MYANNSKRSTNRFKKRRSEQIQLALIGVLIVAVILVERSIIAAPKSSTQSPWLTTGTRMENIDDTAADKRMREAGVAEGIAVQSLNSNMVNSAGLAKAQVVIPAVMLVSSEGKAVDLPSVIGGNRSVVLQFVFTSCQNVCPIMVTTFSESQQFLARHKAQLVSISIDPAFDTPAKLQQYANRFGAHVGTESDWIFLTGALGDIDQVKHAFDAIYSGANKAHHKPVIYLKPEASEQWYVLDALSGVETFQEQVAVLLGSH; encoded by the coding sequence ATGTATGCCAACAACAGCAAACGCTCAACAAATCGTTTTAAAAAACGCCGTTCAGAACAAATTCAACTGGCATTGATCGGTGTTCTTATCGTTGCGGTCATCCTGGTTGAGCGATCCATCATCGCCGCTCCAAAGAGCAGCACGCAATCACCGTGGCTGACTACCGGGACGCGAATGGAGAACATCGACGATACGGCAGCTGATAAACGCATGCGTGAAGCAGGTGTGGCGGAAGGTATCGCTGTTCAGTCTTTAAATTCGAATATGGTGAACTCTGCTGGCTTGGCCAAAGCACAAGTGGTTATTCCGGCAGTCATGCTGGTAAGCTCTGAAGGGAAGGCTGTTGATTTACCCTCTGTGATTGGTGGTAACCGCTCCGTTGTGTTGCAGTTTGTGTTTACGAGTTGTCAGAATGTGTGCCCGATAATGGTAACAACGTTTTCTGAATCTCAACAATTTCTCGCGCGTCATAAGGCGCAACTAGTGTCTATTTCTATTGATCCGGCGTTCGATACACCGGCGAAGCTTCAGCAATACGCTAATCGCTTTGGTGCTCACGTTGGTACTGAGAGTGACTGGATATTTCTTACCGGAGCATTAGGAGATATTGATCAAGTAAAGCATGCGTTTGATGCCATCTACAGTGGTGCTAACAAGGCTCATCATAAGCCGGTGATATACCTAAAACCTGAGGCTAGCGAGCAGTGGTATGTGCTGGATGCTTTGTCGGGTGTTGAAACCTTTCAGGAGCAAGTTGCCGTTTTGTTAGGGAGTCATTAA
- the tusB gene encoding Protein TusB — MSQLHILGTLSPNAIDDMLPMINADDTLLLIDDAAYTAITGSSSQQRLDNIPCHVIALEEACVTRGITSPSFTTISMPEFVALSLDARHVLNWF; from the coding sequence ATGAGCCAACTTCATATTCTTGGAACGCTATCGCCAAATGCGATTGATGATATGCTGCCAATGATCAATGCAGACGACACCCTACTTCTAATCGACGACGCCGCCTATACTGCGATTACCGGATCATCGAGCCAACAGAGATTGGATAACATACCTTGCCATGTTATCGCGCTCGAAGAAGCCTGCGTTACTCGGGGCATCACCAGCCCCAGCTTTACAACTATTTCAATGCCGGAGTTTGTTGCCCTGAGCCTTGATGCCCGCCACGTTTTGAATTGGTTCTGA
- the yccA gene encoding Modulator of FtsH protease YccA, with product MQRDSLLESSRSSAPAMNKVLKNTYMLLSATLIFSAIMAAISMMLAIPYGASLACSIGALVLIWFVLPRTANSEKGILTVFAFTGLLGFGLGPMLNHYLAMANGGAIIAQALGGTGIIFLTLSAYVTMTKKDFSFLGGFLMIGMMVALVAIVANIFLGIPALSLAVSAAIVFIMSGYILYETSQIIHGGQTNYVLATASLYLSIYNIFVSLLQILGVMGDD from the coding sequence ATGCAACGTGACTCGTTGTTAGAATCGAGCAGGTCATCGGCCCCCGCTATGAACAAGGTGTTGAAGAACACCTACATGTTACTTAGCGCGACTTTGATCTTCAGCGCCATCATGGCAGCCATCTCAATGATGCTCGCCATTCCATACGGAGCCAGTCTTGCCTGTTCCATCGGTGCATTGGTTCTGATCTGGTTCGTTCTGCCACGTACGGCAAACTCCGAAAAAGGCATCCTAACGGTTTTCGCCTTCACCGGATTATTAGGTTTTGGTCTCGGCCCAATGCTTAACCACTACCTCGCTATGGCGAACGGTGGCGCGATTATCGCTCAGGCACTGGGTGGAACTGGTATCATATTCCTGACATTGTCAGCCTATGTCACCATGACCAAGAAAGATTTTTCTTTCCTTGGCGGCTTCCTGATGATTGGTATGATGGTTGCCTTAGTAGCTATCGTCGCTAACATCTTCTTGGGCATCCCAGCGCTAAGCCTTGCTGTATCTGCGGCAATCGTGTTCATCATGTCTGGCTACATTCTGTATGAAACAAGCCAGATCATTCACGGCGGTCAAACCAACTACGTTCTGGCAACTGCCAGCTTGTACCTGAGCATCTACAACATTTTTGTTAGCTTGCTTCAGATTCTTGGTGTTATGGGCGACGACTAA
- the tusE gene encoding Sulfurtransferase TusE codes for MNSDLFDKEGFLTNIENWTPELAENIATQESITLTAEHWALIELARDYYQTFDISPEMRPLVKQVKLKLGDEKGKSLYLLTLFPGSPAKLISKIAGLPKPPNCI; via the coding sequence ATGAACTCTGATTTGTTCGATAAAGAAGGTTTTCTCACCAACATTGAAAACTGGACACCCGAGCTCGCCGAAAATATCGCGACACAAGAATCCATTACACTGACGGCCGAACATTGGGCATTGATCGAGCTTGCCAGAGACTATTACCAAACTTTCGATATATCGCCTGAAATGCGCCCACTAGTCAAACAGGTGAAGTTGAAACTCGGGGATGAGAAAGGCAAAAGCCTGTACTTGCTCACACTGTTTCCCGGCAGCCCCGCCAAACTGATCAGCAAAATTGCTGGCTTACCCAAACCGCCAAATTGTATTTAA